A single Phoenix dactylifera cultivar Barhee BC4 chromosome 1, palm_55x_up_171113_PBpolish2nd_filt_p, whole genome shotgun sequence DNA region contains:
- the LOC103704368 gene encoding 60S ribosomal protein L3, whose protein sequence is MSHRKFEHPRHGSLGFLPRKRASRHRGKVKSFPKDDPTKPCRLTAFLGYKAGMTHIVREVEKPGSKLHKKETCEAVTVIETPPMVVVGVVGYVKTPRGLRTLNTVWAQHLSEEVRRRFYKNWYKSKKKAFTRYSKKYESEEGKKEIQTQLEKMKKYATVVRVLAHTQIRKMKGLKQKKAHLMEIQVNGGTIAQKVDFAYGFFEKQIPIDAVFQKDEMIDIIGVTKGKGYEGVVTRWGVTRLPRKTHRGLRKVACIGAWHPARVSYTVARAGQNGYHHRTEMNKKIYKMGKVGDESHAAITEFDRTEKDITPMGGFPHYGMVKDDYIMIKGCCVGPKKRVVTLRQSLLKQTSRVALEEIKLKFIDTSSKFGHGRFQTTQEKQKFYGRLKA, encoded by the exons AGGAAGCGAGCTTCTCGCCACCGTGGGAAAG TAAAGTCCTTTCCGAAGGATGACCCAACAAAACCTTGCAGGCTGACAGCCTTCCTCGGTTACAAGGCTGGAATGACTCACATTGTCCGAGAGGTCGAAAAACCAGGCTCAA AGCTCCACAAGAAGGAGACATGTGAAGCTGTGACTGTCATAGAAACTCCCCCGATGGTTGTTGTTGGAGTAGTTGGTTATGTGAAGACACCACGTGGCCTCCGTACTCTTAATACGGTGTGGGCTCAACATCTGAGTGAGGAAGTGAGGAGGAGATTCTACAAGAACTGGTACAAGAGCAAGAAGAAGGCCTTTACAAGGTACTCCAAGAAATATGAATCTGAGGAGGGAAAGAAAGAGATTCAGACACAGCtggagaagatgaagaaatatGCAACTGTTGTTCGTGTACTGGCTCACACTCAG ATAAGGAAGATGAAGGGTCTGAAACAGAAAAAGGCTCACTTGATGGAGATCCAGGTGAATGGGGGGACGATAGCACAGAAGGTGGACTTTGCTTACGGCTTTTTCGAAAAGCAAATCCCAATTGATGCTGTCTTCCAGAAAGATGAGATGATTGACATCATTGGTGTAACCAAAGGTAAGGGCTACGAAGGTGTTGTAACTCGTTGGGGTGTCACCCGTCTTCCACGCAAAACTCACAGGGGACTTCGCAAGGTTGCTTGTATTGGTGCATGGCATCCTGCCAGGGTGTCCTACACTGTTGCTCGTGCTGGGCAGAATGGATACCACCACCGCACTGAAATGAACAAGAAGATCTACAAAATGGGCAAAGTTGGAGATGAGTCACATGCTGCTATTACCGAGTTTGACAG GACTGAGAAGGATATTACCCCCATGGGTGGTTTCCCTCACTATGGTATGGTGAAGGATGACTATATTATGATCAAGGGCTGCTGTGTTGGCCCAAAGAAGAGAGTTGTTACACTTCGCCAGTCCCTGTTGAAGCAGACTTCTCGTGTGGCTCTTGAGGAAATCAAGCTCAAGTTCATCGATACCTCGTCCAAGTTTGGGCATGGACGTTTCCAGACCACTCAAGAGAAGCAGAAGTTCTATGGTAGGCTGAAGGCTTGA